The following proteins come from a genomic window of Diorhabda carinulata isolate Delta chromosome X, icDioCari1.1, whole genome shotgun sequence:
- the LOC130900908 gene encoding leucine repeat adapter protein 25-like, with amino-acid sequence MSLPGLPPLPKSLSGFKLSEYPSHLPPTPIRTSSIRSTVSHSSNQMLYPESNVHLIPIGGSSRRSSNLDTKLAVLKQEMYNLRQLDLSVLSQLWSLNESIQDYRQILQEQEDRVLSPPSPSPTPSSGEDMDGEEFYMSATSLSFRSTAAVPPGRRTSNSSNTSSLG; translated from the coding sequence atgtctCTCCCCGGACTACCTCCTTTACCTAAAAGTCTCAGCGGTTTCAAACTCTCAGAATATCCTTCACACCTTCCTCCAACTCCAATTCGAACCTCGTCTATCCGCTCAACTGTATCACATTCCTCTAATCAAATGTTGTATCCAGAATCAAACGTACATTTAATACCAATCGGCGGAAGCTCTCGACGATCTTCGAATCTCGATACGAAATTAGCCGTTTTAAAACAAGAAATGTACAATCTGAGACAATTAGATCTTTCAGTTCTATCTCAATTATGGTCTTTAAACGAATCGATTCAAGACTATAGACAGATACTACAAGAACAAGAGGATAGAGTGTTGTCTCCACCATCGCCTTCGCCAACTCCATCATCGGGAGAAGATATGGACGGCGAGGAGTTTTATATGTCTGCTACTTCTTTGAGCTTCAGATCCACGGCAGCCGTTCCTCCAGGAAGGAGAACAAGTAATTCGTCGAATACTTCGAGTTTAGGTTAA
- the LOC130900903 gene encoding uncharacterized MFS-type transporter C09D4.1-like isoform X1, translating into MEINKFNENEVELLKKPTEENQEIKAYKRRWLIMCIFMYYACINALQWIEYSSITYVIVKYYNVSTLAVDWTSTIYMALYPVLVIPASYIIDKKGLRAAGLIGCIGTLLGTSLKVISIRNDLFWVVLLGQAIVSSSQLVIVCLPPKLAAIWFKASEVSTACSLGVFGTQMGCAIGYILPPLIVQDSDDMESIGNQIKILCWILTGSMIPVTIAVIIYFPKEPPLPPSNAQAKLRRQKEEFDTRLFFTSIVKLFRNKGFVIHMVAYSINIAVFSAVGTLLNQFILQFFEGANEDAGWMGFVMVVSGMVGSIFFGVLLDKTHKYKEVTLFIYFCSALSIVCLMFTLKYKMRVLTYVSCCLLGIFTNAYMPVGFELAIELTFPSEESTTAGILLACTQCTGVIFVVALGFFNQIYGAFWSLATQSVLLFIGTGVTTYVPNIKLRLEACKQNNGTGRKTSKLMFIE; encoded by the exons atggaaataaacaaatttaacgAAAACGAAGTGGAGTTATTGAAAAAACCAACAGAAGagaatcaagaaataaaagcaTATAAACGAAGATGGCTGATTATgtgtatatttatgtattatgCTTGCATTAACGCCTTACAATGGATTGAATATTCAAGCATTACGTACGTCattgttaaatattataatgttaGTACTTTAGCAGTTGATTGGACTTCCACCATTTATATGGCCCTTTACCCAGTATTAGTTATACCAGCGTCTTATATTATCGATAAAAAG GGGTTAAGAGCGGCAGGTTTGATAGGATGCATAGGTACCCTACTCGGTACCAGTCTAAAAGTAATATCCATACGAAACGATCTGTTTTGGGTAGTACTACTAGGTCAAGCTATAGTATCTTCATCACAATTAGTTATAGTATGCCTACCACCGAAATTGGCGGCTATTTGGTTCAAGGCTAGTGAA GTTTCTACAGCATGTTCTTTGGGGGTGTTCGGTACCCAGATGGGTTGCGCCATCGGATATATACTACCACCTTTGATTGTACAAGACAGCGACGATATGGAAAGCATTgggaatcaaataaaaattttgtgttggATTTTGACGGGTTCCATGATTCCGGTTACAATAGCTGTTATAATAT ATTTCCCAAAAGAGCCCCCCCTGCCGCCAAGTAACGCCCAAGCAAAATTGAGAAGACAAAAAGAAGAATTCGATACAAGGTTATTCTTCACTTCTATCGTCAAACTTTTTCGTAACAAAGGTTTCGTAATCCACATGGTAGCGTACAGTATAAATATAGCTGTATTTTCAGCTGTAGGAACATTACTTAACCAATTCATTCTACAATTTTTCGAG GGAGCAAATGAAGACGCTGGTTGGATGGGGTTCGTAATGGTGGTTTCTGGTATGGTGGGATCGATATTTTTCGGTGTGCTATTAGACAAAACCCATAAATACAA AGAAGTAAccttattcatttatttttgttcggCTTTAAGTATAGTTTGCTTGATGTTTACTTTGAAGTACAAAATGAGGGTTTTGACGTACGTTTCTTGCTGTTTACTAGG gattttcacGAACGCGTATATGCCGGTAGGTTTCGAACTGGCGATAGAATTAACGTTTCCTTCAGAAGAGAGCACTACTGCGGGTATTCTCCTCGCATGTACCCAATGTACGGGGGTAATATTCGTCGTAGCTTTGGGGTTTTTCAACCAAATATACGGAGCTTTTTGGTCATTGGCTACTCAAAGTGTGTTGCTTTTCATTGGAACTGGAGTAACTACTTACGTCCCTAATATAAAATTACGTTTAGAAGCttgtaaacaaaacaatggaACCGGAAGGAAAACTTCGAAATTGatgtttattgaataa
- the LOC130900903 gene encoding uncharacterized MFS-type transporter C09D4.1-like isoform X2: MEINKFNENEVELLKKPTEENQEIKAYKRRWLIMCIFMYYACINALQWIEYSSITYVIVKYYNVSTLAVDWTSTIYMALYPVLVIPASYIIDKKGLRAAGLIGCIGTLLGTSLKVISIRNDLFWVVLLGQAIVSSSQLVIVCLPPKLAAIWFKASEVSTACSLGVFGTQMGCAIGYILPPLIVQDSDDMESIGNQIKILCWILTGSMIPVTIAVIIYFPKEPPLPPSNAQAKLRRQKEEFDTRLFFTSIVKLFRNKGFVIHMVAYSINIAVFSAVGTLLNQFILQFFEGANEDAGWMGFVMVVSGMVGSIFFGVLLDKTHKYKEVTLFIYFCSALSIVCLMFTLKYKMRVLTYVSCCLLGIFLNAYMPVGFELAMELTYPCEESTTSGILFAMTQLTATIFAVALGYFNLLLGGFWSLVTQSISLFIGVFVTIFVPNILKRQQAFMESKDFENKLI; this comes from the exons atggaaataaacaaatttaacgAAAACGAAGTGGAGTTATTGAAAAAACCAACAGAAGagaatcaagaaataaaagcaTATAAACGAAGATGGCTGATTATgtgtatatttatgtattatgCTTGCATTAACGCCTTACAATGGATTGAATATTCAAGCATTACGTACGTCattgttaaatattataatgttaGTACTTTAGCAGTTGATTGGACTTCCACCATTTATATGGCCCTTTACCCAGTATTAGTTATACCAGCGTCTTATATTATCGATAAAAAG GGGTTAAGAGCGGCAGGTTTGATAGGATGCATAGGTACCCTACTCGGTACCAGTCTAAAAGTAATATCCATACGAAACGATCTGTTTTGGGTAGTACTACTAGGTCAAGCTATAGTATCTTCATCACAATTAGTTATAGTATGCCTACCACCGAAATTGGCGGCTATTTGGTTCAAGGCTAGTGAA GTTTCTACAGCATGTTCTTTGGGGGTGTTCGGTACCCAGATGGGTTGCGCCATCGGATATATACTACCACCTTTGATTGTACAAGACAGCGACGATATGGAAAGCATTgggaatcaaataaaaattttgtgttggATTTTGACGGGTTCCATGATTCCGGTTACAATAGCTGTTATAATAT ATTTCCCAAAAGAGCCCCCCCTGCCGCCAAGTAACGCCCAAGCAAAATTGAGAAGACAAAAAGAAGAATTCGATACAAGGTTATTCTTCACTTCTATCGTCAAACTTTTTCGTAACAAAGGTTTCGTAATCCACATGGTAGCGTACAGTATAAATATAGCTGTATTTTCAGCTGTAGGAACATTACTTAACCAATTCATTCTACAATTTTTCGAG GGAGCAAATGAAGACGCTGGTTGGATGGGGTTCGTAATGGTGGTTTCTGGTATGGTGGGATCGATATTTTTCGGTGTGCTATTAGACAAAACCCATAAATACAA AGAAGTAAccttattcatttatttttgttcggCTTTAAGTATAGTTTGCTTGATGTTTACTTTGAAGTACAAAATGAGGGTTTTGACGTACGTTTCTTGCTGTTTACTAGG aatCTTCTTAAACGCTTACATGCCAGTAGGGTTTGAATTAGCCATGGAACTTACGTATCCTTGCGAAGAAAGTACCACTTCCGGTATACTATTCGCCATGACACAATTAACAGCGACTATTTTCGCCGTTGCTTTGGggtattttaatttgttattggGAGGATTTTGGTCTTTAGTGACCCAAAGTATTTCTCTATTTATAGGCGTCTTCGTTACAATTTTCGTACCTAATATACTAAAGAGGCAACAAGCTTTTATGGAAAGCaaagattttgaaaacaaaCTAATTTGA
- the LOC130900904 gene encoding kelch-like protein 29 isoform X1 — protein sequence MELEEVVLVIENTEVKCRKRDLIENSDYFLAMLEGDFIEKTKRRIKIEEIDLQTMNLILTLIHDNKYDIEEEEVLMLLYAACVLQFCEIKKKCLEKIEEIFCPEYSLKIWIMTELLDLKPMWQKAYYTSLMQFAKIKDSDSILQLNLLQLKMYLSDTKLKTDNEFSVFETVMKWWYQNNNQYKQSDLLKLLSCVDFRTLSEHHFHEIITSPEILKTEICDIIKCCYNIVYKRQIGNFKENCIKTAVLLTETNSREENSFPCLLVNLKNYPIEKGPQNDSEQVIYYDQFRRKRVYEKLNTTQYNSTSHILYYDHTSDSFNKLVTITEKLVGFQIISYRECIFTFGGEYILGKGDWNKNFWCYNSLKDKWHRKERCITRRHFQTCIVGSKLYIVGGTGMFRKCLENVLYYDFLTNWRSGVIDFPVFIRQMKCCDFMGNFFLFNINEVCGYYLNDSGGWTRVPIRIENNLLDLQFDYSIFSYKNRLYIKGKKLVEFAFVHNEFLISSIKSIPNINYDNMVCTVCTNNVYTLYKQHIDDKFTFEKYNLETSEITYIFKDFSNDVIKIDEDEYTIDSSLILFSFCHYKLVEFRKFVNENF from the exons ATGGAATTGGAAGAAGTAGTTTTAGTTATAGAAAATACTGAGGTTAAGTGTAGAAAACGAGACTTGATTGAAAATAGTGATTACTTCTTAGCAATGTTAGAAGgtgattttatagaaaaaaccaaGAGGAGAAtcaaaattgaa gaAATCGACTTGCAAactatgaatttaattttaacgcTAATACatgataataaatatgatattgaagAAGAGGAGGTTTTAATGTTGTTGTACGCCGCGTGTGTGCTACAATTTtgcgaaataaaaaaaaagtgtttggaaaaaatagaagaaattttctGTCCAgaatatagtttaaaaatatgGATAATGACCGAACTTTTAGATTTGAAACCAATGTGGCAAAAAGCTTATTACACATCTTTAATGCAGTTCGCGAAAATAAAAGACAGTGACAGTATATTACAACTCAATTTATTACAGTTGAAAATGTATTTAAGTGACACGAAATTAAAAACCGATAATGAATTTAGCGTTTTTGAAACTGTAATGAAATGGTGGTACCAAAATAATAACCAATACAAGCAATCGGATTTATTGAAGTTACTCAGTTGTGTGGATTTCAGAACTTTATCTGAACAccattttcatgaaattatcaCTTCTCCCGAAAtcttaaaaactgaaatctGTGATATAATAAAGTGTTGTTacaatattgtatataaaagacaaattggaaatttcaaagaaaattgcaTAAAAACTGCAGTTCTGTTAACTGAAACTAATAGTAGGgaagaaaatagttttcctTGTTTActagtgaatttaaaaaattatcccATCGAAAAGGGGCCCCAAAATGATAGTGAACAAGTTATTTATTATg atcAATTTCGAAGAAAACgagtatatgaaaaattaaatacaactCAATATAATAGTACGTCTCACATTTTATATTATG atcATACATCGGATAGTTTTAATAAGCTAGTCACTATTACTGAAAAATTGGTAGGTTTTCAGATAATAAGTTATAGGGAATGTATATTTACGTTCGGAGGAGAATATATACTCGGTAAAGGTGATTGGAATAAGAATTTTTGGTGTTATAATTCACTAAAAGACAAATGGCATCGAAAGGAAAGGTGTATAACTAGAAGGCATTTTCAGACGTGTATAGTAGGATCTAAATTGTACATCGTAG GTGGAACAGGTATGTTtagaaaatgtttggaaaaCGTGTTATATTACGATTTTCTTACGAATTGGCGTAGCGGCGTAATAGATTTTCCGGTGTTTATTAGGCAAATGAAATGTTGCGATTTCAtgggaaacttttttttattcaacattaaTGAAGTTTGTGGTTATTATTTAAACGATTCTGGTGGTTGGACTCGTGTTCCgattagaatagaaaataatttattagatcTTCAGTTTGATTATTCGATATTTTCGTACAAGAATCGATTATATATAAAAG GGAAAAAACTAGTGGAATTTGCATTTGTTCATAACGAATTTTTAATATCATCCATAAAAAGTATTCCgaatataaattatgataatatgGTGTGTACAGTGTGTACCAATAATGTTTACACGTTATACAAACAACACATTGATGATAAAttcacttttgaaaaatataatttagaaaccagtgaaattacttatatttttaaagatttttcgaATGATGTGATCAAAATTGATGAAGATGAATACACTATTGATTCCTCTTTAATATTATTCTCTTTCTGTCATTATAAGTTGGTTGAATTTCGTAAATTCGTCaacgaaaatttttga
- the LOC130900906 gene encoding calaxin — translation MSNKQAQQFPAPGKKLSMRGGVFAIKGVSFFLAAAKTPKTSNQPSRSSDGKGRGRKKMNDKDICKCSAKVMEATKRDTLLNRKEIDALYRIYKKLIAFNKITPQGAISQNVNAAAIIGKPPTATEGIDRTVFREVMHNTFDIVTEYMLMDRIFCVWDKQNYGLITVENWFKGLSLFLKGNIQDQINYCFAVYDLNSDGFITKDEMFQLLRNCLIKHPQEEDPDESVKDLVDIVMRKIDKDKDGKVCLEDFRVTVREEPLLLEAFGRCLPSEESKMTFLTTLKT, via the exons ATGTCTAATAAACAAGCACAACAATTTCCCGCGCCTGGTAAGAAGCTGAGCATGCGCGGGGGCGTTTTCGCAATAAAGGGTGTTTCATTCTTCTTAGCAGCTGCTAAAACTCCCAAAACTTCCAATCAACCCAGTCGTAGTTCTGACGGAAAGGGCAGAGGGCGCAAAAAAATGAACGATAAGGATATTTGTAAATGTTCCGCCAAAGTTATGGAGGCGACCAAAAGAGATACTTTGTTAAAcag GAAAGAAATCGACGCGCTTTacagaatttacaaaaaattgattgcATTCAACAAAATCACTCCACAAGGGGCAATTTCTCAAAATGTAAATGCTGCTGCTATCATCGGAAAACCGCCTACAGCAACAGAg GGCATTGATCGAACAGTTTTCAGAGAAGTTATGCACAATACATTTGATATAGTAACAGAGTATATGTTGATGGATAGAATTTTTTGCGTTTGGGATAAACAAAATTATGGACTCATAACAGTTGAAAACTGGTTTAAAGGACTATCGTTATTTCTAAAAGGAAATATACAagatcaaattaattattgtttcgCTGTTTACGATCTAAACAGTGACGGATTCATAACCAAAGACGAAATGTTCCAGTTACTAAG aaattgctTGATTAAGCATCCTCAAGAAGAAGATCCTGACGAAAGTGTGAAGGATTTGGTTGACATCGTTATGAGGAAAATAGATAAGGATAAAGATGGGAAAGTTTGTTTAGAAGATTTTAGAGTAACCGTTCGAGAGGAACCTTTACTTTTAGAAGCGTTTGGTAGATGTTTACCTTCGGAAGAATctaaaatgacttttttaaCAACACTTAAAACATAA
- the LOC130900907 gene encoding mediator of RNA polymerase II transcription subunit 22: protein MSISRSLPQSKEALLKSYRTRLKDDVKSMLENFEEIVKLSKGEHDTQLSRMTQCEQDTYEMHVRAANIVRAGESLMKLVSDIKQYLILNDFPSVNEAITHNSKVFRSKQAECDQKLMSLRDDMAADLYDLEEEYYSSINK, encoded by the exons atgtctATTTCTAGATCGCTTCCTCAAAGTAAAGAAGCATTATTAAAATCTTATAGAACGCGTTTAAAAGACGACGTAAAGAGTATGTTAGAAAATTTTGAAG aAATCGTAAAACTATCGAAAGGTGAACACGATACACAATTATCAAGAATGACTCAATGTGAACAAGATACATACGAAATGCACGTTAGAGCCGCTAATATAGTTAGAGCTGGCGAATCTTTGATGAAATTGGTGTCTGACATCAAACAATATCTTATTTTAAACGACTTTCCTTCAGTTAACGAAGCTATAACACACAATTCCAAAGTATTCAG gtCGAAACAAGCGGAATGCGATCAGAAATTGATGTCTTTACGTGACGATATGGCCGCTGATCTTTACGATCTCGAAGAGGAATATTACAGCAGTATCAATAAATAa
- the LOC130900903 gene encoding uncharacterized MFS-type transporter C09D4.1-like isoform X3, translated as MEINKFNENEVELLKKPTEENQEIKAYKRRWLIMCIFMYYACINALQWIEYSSITYVIVKYYNVSTLAVDWTSTIYMALYPVLVIPASYIIDKKGLRAAGLIGCIGTLLGTSLKVISIRNDLFWVVLLGQAIVSSSQLVIVCLPPKLAAIWFKASEVSTACSLGVFGTQMGCAIGYILPPLIVQDSDDMESIGNQIKILCWILTGSMIPVTIAVIIYFPKEPPLPPSNAQAKLRRQKEEFDTRLFFTSIVKLFRNKGFVIHMVAYSINIAVFSAVGTLLNQFILQFFEGANEDAGWMGFVMVVSGMVGSIFFGVLLDKTHKYKEVTLFIYFCSALSIVCLMFTLKYKMRVLTYVSCCLLGIFLNAYMPVGFELAMELTYPCEESTTSGILFAMTQLTATIFAVALGRLRYNFRT; from the exons atggaaataaacaaatttaacgAAAACGAAGTGGAGTTATTGAAAAAACCAACAGAAGagaatcaagaaataaaagcaTATAAACGAAGATGGCTGATTATgtgtatatttatgtattatgCTTGCATTAACGCCTTACAATGGATTGAATATTCAAGCATTACGTACGTCattgttaaatattataatgttaGTACTTTAGCAGTTGATTGGACTTCCACCATTTATATGGCCCTTTACCCAGTATTAGTTATACCAGCGTCTTATATTATCGATAAAAAG GGGTTAAGAGCGGCAGGTTTGATAGGATGCATAGGTACCCTACTCGGTACCAGTCTAAAAGTAATATCCATACGAAACGATCTGTTTTGGGTAGTACTACTAGGTCAAGCTATAGTATCTTCATCACAATTAGTTATAGTATGCCTACCACCGAAATTGGCGGCTATTTGGTTCAAGGCTAGTGAA GTTTCTACAGCATGTTCTTTGGGGGTGTTCGGTACCCAGATGGGTTGCGCCATCGGATATATACTACCACCTTTGATTGTACAAGACAGCGACGATATGGAAAGCATTgggaatcaaataaaaattttgtgttggATTTTGACGGGTTCCATGATTCCGGTTACAATAGCTGTTATAATAT ATTTCCCAAAAGAGCCCCCCCTGCCGCCAAGTAACGCCCAAGCAAAATTGAGAAGACAAAAAGAAGAATTCGATACAAGGTTATTCTTCACTTCTATCGTCAAACTTTTTCGTAACAAAGGTTTCGTAATCCACATGGTAGCGTACAGTATAAATATAGCTGTATTTTCAGCTGTAGGAACATTACTTAACCAATTCATTCTACAATTTTTCGAG GGAGCAAATGAAGACGCTGGTTGGATGGGGTTCGTAATGGTGGTTTCTGGTATGGTGGGATCGATATTTTTCGGTGTGCTATTAGACAAAACCCATAAATACAA AGAAGTAAccttattcatttatttttgttcggCTTTAAGTATAGTTTGCTTGATGTTTACTTTGAAGTACAAAATGAGGGTTTTGACGTACGTTTCTTGCTGTTTACTAGG aatCTTCTTAAACGCTTACATGCCAGTAGGGTTTGAATTAGCCATGGAACTTACGTATCCTTGCGAAGAAAGTACCACTTCCGGTATACTATTCGCCATGACACAATTAACAGCGACTATTTTCGCCGTTGCTTTGGg GCGTCTTCGTTACAATTTTCGTACCTAA
- the LOC130900904 gene encoding kelch-like protein 30 isoform X2, with product MELEEVVLVIENTEVKCRKRDLIENSDYFLAMLEGDFIEKTKRRIKIEEIDLQTMNLILTLIHDNKYDIEEEEVLMLLYAACVLQFCEIKKKCLEKIEEIFCPEYSLKIWIMTELLDLKPMWQKAYYTSLMQFAKIKDSDSILQLNLLQLKMYLSDTKLKTDNEFSVFETVMKWWYQNNNQYKQSDLLKLLSCVDFRTLSEHHFHEIITSPEILKTEICDIIKCCYNIVYKRQIGNFKENCIKTAVLLTETNSREENSFPCLLVNLKNYPIEKGPQNDSEQVIYYDQFRRKRVYEKLNTTQYNSTSHILYYDHTSDSFNKLVTITEKLVGFQIISYRECIFTFGGEYILGKGDWNKNFWCYNSLKDKWHRKERCITRRHFQTCIVGSKLYIVEQVCLENVWKTCYITIFLRIGVAA from the exons ATGGAATTGGAAGAAGTAGTTTTAGTTATAGAAAATACTGAGGTTAAGTGTAGAAAACGAGACTTGATTGAAAATAGTGATTACTTCTTAGCAATGTTAGAAGgtgattttatagaaaaaaccaaGAGGAGAAtcaaaattgaa gaAATCGACTTGCAAactatgaatttaattttaacgcTAATACatgataataaatatgatattgaagAAGAGGAGGTTTTAATGTTGTTGTACGCCGCGTGTGTGCTACAATTTtgcgaaataaaaaaaaagtgtttggaaaaaatagaagaaattttctGTCCAgaatatagtttaaaaatatgGATAATGACCGAACTTTTAGATTTGAAACCAATGTGGCAAAAAGCTTATTACACATCTTTAATGCAGTTCGCGAAAATAAAAGACAGTGACAGTATATTACAACTCAATTTATTACAGTTGAAAATGTATTTAAGTGACACGAAATTAAAAACCGATAATGAATTTAGCGTTTTTGAAACTGTAATGAAATGGTGGTACCAAAATAATAACCAATACAAGCAATCGGATTTATTGAAGTTACTCAGTTGTGTGGATTTCAGAACTTTATCTGAACAccattttcatgaaattatcaCTTCTCCCGAAAtcttaaaaactgaaatctGTGATATAATAAAGTGTTGTTacaatattgtatataaaagacaaattggaaatttcaaagaaaattgcaTAAAAACTGCAGTTCTGTTAACTGAAACTAATAGTAGGgaagaaaatagttttcctTGTTTActagtgaatttaaaaaattatcccATCGAAAAGGGGCCCCAAAATGATAGTGAACAAGTTATTTATTATg atcAATTTCGAAGAAAACgagtatatgaaaaattaaatacaactCAATATAATAGTACGTCTCACATTTTATATTATG atcATACATCGGATAGTTTTAATAAGCTAGTCACTATTACTGAAAAATTGGTAGGTTTTCAGATAATAAGTTATAGGGAATGTATATTTACGTTCGGAGGAGAATATATACTCGGTAAAGGTGATTGGAATAAGAATTTTTGGTGTTATAATTCACTAAAAGACAAATGGCATCGAAAGGAAAGGTGTATAACTAGAAGGCATTTTCAGACGTGTATAGTAGGATCTAAATTGTACATC GTGGAACAGGTATGTTtagaaaatgtttggaaaaCGTGTTATATTACGATTTTCTTACGAATTGGCGTAGCGGCGTAA
- the LOC130900905 gene encoding organic cation transporter protein-like, which produces MAELSKDHTLDDVLMKTGDFGKYQIVVFAVVNVAVMLHSAVHNAFVFTALNVNYRCAIPECDLNSTVFEPTWLSVAVPYNGKYPEKCKKFFNTNDRFDSCTPDTFDRNRQINCSSFIYETTEYSILHEYNLQCEENLWKLSMVGTVNNIGQFVGLFIGGFISDRYGRKFLLVWGMLLCAVFGLSRTFMPTYELFLLFEFLDAAFSAGTYICGFVLGVELVGPKKRVITGIISSSTYAVGEMFTASAAWSVQSWKKIIYILYTPIFLLISYIWIVPESVRWLLSKGRTEEAKSILRKAAKWNGKHLPEEVLEKLSYIDASETTKKNEILNALKSRILCVRLIICSFCWIVCAFQFYGLTLNSVTLVHGNSYLDFMLTALIEIPAYISCRYILDIFGRKKSLCGSYLITGVATAGYLIIPEDSRAGSLAIYLLGKYGVTCAFTILYVHTSEMFPTNLRHTFMGTCSTLGRIGSMVSPQTPLLAQIWKPLPFIIFTVTAWLAALLTLTFPETSNIKLPDTVEQAEKILKLKRRIED; this is translated from the exons ATGGCGGAACTTTCTAAAGACCATACTCTCGATGACGTGTTAATGAAAACAGgtgattttggaaaatatcaaattgtcGTTTTTGCCGTGGTGAATGTTGCTGTAATGTTGCATTCTGCCGTACACAATGCATTCGTTTTTACAGCGTTAAACGTTAATTACAG ATGTGCTATTCCAGAATGTGATTTGAATTCTACAGTATTTGAACCAACGTGGTTATCCGTTGCAGTACCTTATAATGGTAAATACCcggaaaaatgtaaaaaatttttcaacacaaaCGATCGATTCGATTCCTGCACTCCTGATACTTTCGATCGTAATCGACAAATAAATTGCTCTTCGTTTATTTATGAAACCACAGAATATAGTATCCTACACGAG TATAATTTACAATGCGAAGAAAACCTTTGGAAATTATCTATGGTAGGTACTGTCAATAATATCGGACAGTTCGTTGGATTGTTTATCGGTGGATTTATTTCTGATAG aTATGGACGGAAATTCCTTTTGGTGTGGGGTATGTTACTTTGTGCAGTTTTCGGTCTTTCAAGAACATTCATGCCAACTtacgaattgtttttattatttgaatttttagacGCCGCTTTTAGTGCAGGAACTTATATCTGTGGTTTCGTGTTAG GGGTCGAATTGGTGGGTCCTAAAAAGCGAGTTATCACAGGGATTATATCTAGTTCAACTTATGCCGTTGGAGAAATGTTCACGGCTTCGGCTGCTTGGAGTGTCCAATCTTGGAA aaaaattatatatattctgTATACTCcgatatttttgttgatatccTATATTTGGATAGTACCAGAATCAGTACGTTGGTTGTTATCCAAAGGACGAACAGAAGAAGCCAAAAGTATATTAAGAAAAGCCGCCAAATGGAACGGGAAACATTTGCCAGAAGAAGTTCTTGAAAAATTGAGTTACATAGATGCCAGTGAAACTactaaaaaaaacgaaattctCAATGCCTTAAAATCTAGAATACTATGCGTAAG GTTAATAATATGTTCGTTTTGTTGGATCGTATGTGCGTTCCAATTTTACGGCTTAACATTGAATTCTGTGACACTAGTACACGGTAATAGTTATCTAGATTTCATGTTAACGGCTCTAATCGAAATACCCGCTTATATATCTTGTCGTTACATATTGGATATCTTcggaagaaaaaaatctttatgcGGATCTTATTTAATCACCGGTGTAGCAACCGCTGGTTATCTAATCATTCCCGAAG ATTCTCGAGCTGGTAGTTTGGCGATATATTTATTAGGTAAATATGGCGTGACCTGCGCGTTTACGATTTTATATGTTCACACTAGCGAAATGTTTCCGACAAATTTGAGACATACTTTCATGGGTACTTGTTCGACGTTGGGGAGAATTGGGTCTATGGTTTCACCACAGACGCCTCTTTtg GCGCAAATTTGGAAACCGTTGCCTTTCATTATATTCACTGTCACGGCTTGGTTGGCTGCTCTTTTAACCCTCACCTTTCCGGAAACGTCAAATATTAAGCTACCTGATACTGTAGAACAGGccgaaaaaatattgaaattaaaaagaagaattgaagATTGA